A window of Polynucleobacter sp. KF022 genomic DNA:
CGGCCAACAAGAGCTTGAGCCAGTCAATTAACTCCGATGTAGAGGGCTTCTTTTTAAGACCCGGTAGGGAGCGTATTTGATAAAAGGCCTTGAGGGCTGCATCCAATAGATCTTGTTTGATATTGGGGTGATGGACATCGACAATGCTTTGCATAGTGCCAGCATCTGGAAAAGTGATGTAGTGGAAAAAGCAGCGACGCAAGAATGCGTCAGGCAACTCTTTTTCGTTATTTGAGGTAATGATGACTAGAGGGCGGTGTTTTGCTTTGATTAATTCCCGAGTTTCATAAACATAAAATTCCATGCGATCAATTTCGCGCAATAAGTCATTGGGAAACTCGATATCCGCTTTATCAATTTCATCAATCAATAAAACGGTTGGCTCATTGGCTTCAAAAGCTTGCCAGAGGACACCCTTCACAATGTAGTTCCGAATATCTTTGACTTTCTCGTAGCCTAACTGAGAATCACGTAAGCGACTCACGGCGTCATATTCATAAAGACCTTGTTGTGCTTTAGTGGTGGACTTGATATGCCATTGCATGAGCGGCATGTTGAGGGCGGCCGCAACTTCTTCGGCCAGCATGGTTTTGCCCGTACCTGGCTCACCCTTTATTAACAGAGGACGTTGCAGCGCAATGGCGGCATTTACAGCTAATTTAAGGTCTTCAGTGGCAACGTAGCTTTGGCTGCCTGAAAAGC
This region includes:
- a CDS encoding MoxR family ATPase — protein: MSKSTPSSQNRFSGSQSYVATEDLKLAVNAAIALQRPLLIKGEPGTGKTMLAEEVAAALNMPLMQWHIKSTTKAQQGLYEYDAVSRLRDSQLGYEKVKDIRNYIVKGVLWQAFEANEPTVLLIDEIDKADIEFPNDLLREIDRMEFYVYETRELIKAKHRPLVIITSNNEKELPDAFLRRCFFHYITFPDAGTMQSIVDVHHPNIKQDLLDAALKAFYQIRSLPGLKKKPSTSELIDWLKLLLAEDIPPEALYSNDEKIVVPPLHGALLKNEQDIHLFERLVMMNRNHR